From one Microbacterium sp. 10M-3C3 genomic stretch:
- a CDS encoding SDR family oxidoreductase, producing the protein MSDARPSGLAIDLAGRTAVVTGSTQGIGRAIARRLVEAGAAVVVNGRDAAKTDAAARALSEETGRPVRAVAADIGTAEGAEALVAGAGEIDVLVNNAAIFDARPALEIDDDEWRRFFELNVLAATRLTRLVLPGMAARGWGRVLNIASDSAVVIPAEMIHYGMSKTALLAVSRGFAKTAAGTGVTVNAVIAGPTHTEGAERFVYQMVDESLPWDEAQREFMRTARPQSLLGRLIQPEEIANMVAYLASPLASATTGGAVRVDGGYVDAILP; encoded by the coding sequence ATGTCCGACGCCCGCCCTTCCGGCCTCGCGATCGACCTCGCCGGCCGCACCGCCGTGGTCACCGGCTCGACGCAGGGCATCGGCCGGGCGATCGCGCGCCGCCTGGTCGAAGCCGGCGCCGCCGTCGTCGTCAACGGCCGCGACGCGGCGAAGACGGATGCGGCGGCCCGCGCGCTGAGCGAGGAGACGGGGCGCCCCGTGCGCGCGGTGGCGGCCGACATCGGCACCGCGGAGGGCGCCGAGGCGCTCGTGGCCGGCGCCGGCGAGATCGACGTGCTCGTCAACAACGCGGCGATCTTCGACGCGCGCCCGGCCCTCGAGATCGACGACGACGAATGGCGGCGCTTCTTCGAGCTCAACGTGCTCGCCGCGACCCGCCTCACGCGTCTCGTGCTTCCCGGCATGGCCGCGCGCGGATGGGGCCGCGTGCTCAACATCGCGAGCGACTCTGCCGTCGTCATCCCGGCCGAGATGATCCACTACGGCATGTCCAAGACCGCGCTCCTGGCGGTGTCCCGCGGCTTCGCGAAGACCGCGGCGGGCACGGGCGTCACGGTCAACGCGGTCATCGCCGGGCCGACGCACACCGAGGGGGCCGAGCGCTTCGTCTACCAGATGGTGGACGAGAGCCTGCCGTGGGACGAGGCGCAGCGGGAGTTCATGCGCACGGCTCGGCCGCAGTCGCTCCTGGGCCGCCTCATCCAGCCGGAGGAGATCGCGAACATGGTCGCGTACCTCGCGTCGCCCCTCGCATCGGCGACGACCGGCGGCGCGGTGCGCGTGGACGGCGGCTACGTCGACGCCATCCTCCCCTGA
- a CDS encoding DUF2975 domain-containing protein produces the protein MRSVTITALRVVIALSLAGAIAVQAVLLPLLWNDLADAGVAVALRVTVIAMAAVGVLSLQVFAVCVWRLLGLVRRGAVFTPRAFRDVDAIIGAISVAAALVFGFAVLLAPGDAAPGIVGLICGLALVLAGIALLVVVLRMLLRQAIAREDEARTLRAELGEVI, from the coding sequence GTGCGATCCGTCACCATCACCGCGCTGCGCGTGGTCATCGCCCTGTCGTTGGCCGGCGCGATCGCCGTGCAGGCGGTCCTCCTCCCGCTGCTGTGGAACGACCTGGCGGATGCGGGCGTCGCCGTCGCCCTGCGGGTCACGGTCATCGCGATGGCCGCCGTCGGCGTCCTGTCGCTGCAGGTCTTCGCGGTGTGCGTGTGGCGTCTCCTCGGTCTCGTGCGCCGCGGGGCGGTGTTCACGCCCCGCGCCTTCCGCGACGTCGACGCCATCATCGGGGCGATCTCGGTGGCAGCGGCGCTCGTGTTCGGGTTCGCCGTGCTTCTCGCGCCCGGCGATGCGGCCCCCGGCATCGTCGGCCTCATCTGCGGCCTGGCGCTCGTCCTGGCCGGCATCGCTCTCCTGGTCGTCGTGCTGCGGATGCTGCTGCGTCAGGCCATCGCGCGGGAGGACGAGGCGCGAACGCTGCGCGCCGAGCTGGGCGAGGTGATCTGA
- the ctaD gene encoding cytochrome c oxidase subunit I, with protein sequence MPARQAELFSRTRTAAKGNIVVSWITSTDHKTIGFMYIIAAMIFFLFGGVLALIIRAELFQPGMQIVPTKEQYNQLFTMHGTIMLLMFATPLFAGFANAIMPLQIGAPDVAFPRLNALSFWLFLFGSTIVVAGYLLPQGPAGFGWTAYQPLSNATFSPGVGGSFWFLGLGMSGFGTILGAVNFITTILTMRAPGMTMWRMSIFTWNTLITSILVLLAFPVLAAALFAAASDRVLGSHIYDPEHGGVLLWQHLFWFFGHPEVYIIALPFFGIVSEVFPVFSRKPIFGYKTLVYATIAIAALSVAVWAHHMFATGAVLLPFFSLLTVLIAVPTGVKIFNWIGTMWRGSVTFEPPVVFALGFLITFVFGGLTGVILASPPLDFQVHDTYFVVAHFHYVVFGTVVFAMFAGFYFWWPKWTGRMLSSGLAHTHFWMLFIGFHVTFLIQHWLGVEGMPRRYADYSDMDGFTWQNQVSTVGAMILGASMIPFLLNVWITARRGPRITVDDPWGYGASLEWATSCPPPRHNFTSIPRIRSERPAFDRHHPEAGLPVGVGPAKDAPETPIVDASDGNKK encoded by the coding sequence ATGCCCGCTCGCCAGGCGGAGCTGTTCTCACGCACGCGCACGGCGGCGAAGGGGAACATCGTCGTGTCCTGGATCACCTCGACCGACCACAAGACGATCGGGTTCATGTACATCATCGCGGCGATGATCTTCTTCCTCTTCGGAGGGGTGCTGGCCCTGATCATCCGGGCCGAGCTCTTCCAGCCGGGCATGCAGATCGTGCCGACGAAGGAGCAGTACAACCAGCTCTTCACGATGCACGGCACGATCATGCTGCTCATGTTCGCGACGCCGTTGTTCGCCGGTTTCGCCAACGCGATCATGCCGCTGCAGATCGGCGCGCCCGACGTGGCGTTTCCGCGCTTGAACGCGCTGTCGTTCTGGCTGTTCCTGTTCGGCTCGACCATCGTCGTGGCGGGATATCTCCTCCCCCAGGGGCCGGCGGGCTTCGGCTGGACGGCCTATCAGCCGCTGTCCAATGCCACCTTCAGTCCGGGCGTGGGCGGCAGCTTCTGGTTCCTCGGCCTCGGCATGAGCGGTTTCGGCACGATCCTCGGCGCCGTCAACTTCATCACCACGATCCTCACGATGCGCGCGCCCGGCATGACGATGTGGCGCATGTCCATCTTCACGTGGAACACCCTGATCACGAGCATCCTGGTCCTGCTGGCGTTCCCGGTGCTCGCGGCGGCGCTCTTCGCGGCGGCCTCGGACCGCGTGCTCGGCTCGCACATCTACGACCCCGAGCACGGCGGCGTGCTGCTGTGGCAGCACCTGTTCTGGTTCTTCGGCCACCCCGAGGTGTACATCATCGCGCTGCCGTTCTTCGGCATCGTGTCGGAGGTCTTCCCGGTCTTCAGCCGCAAGCCGATCTTCGGCTACAAGACGCTCGTGTACGCCACGATCGCGATCGCCGCGCTGTCGGTAGCCGTGTGGGCGCACCACATGTTCGCGACGGGCGCCGTCCTGCTGCCCTTCTTCTCCCTCCTGACCGTGCTCATCGCCGTGCCGACGGGCGTGAAGATCTTCAACTGGATCGGCACGATGTGGCGCGGCTCGGTGACCTTCGAGCCGCCCGTGGTGTTCGCGCTCGGCTTCCTCATCACCTTCGTCTTCGGCGGGCTCACCGGGGTCATCCTCGCCTCGCCGCCTCTGGATTTCCAGGTTCATGACACGTACTTCGTGGTCGCGCATTTCCATTACGTCGTCTTCGGCACGGTCGTGTTCGCGATGTTCGCCGGGTTCTACTTCTGGTGGCCCAAGTGGACCGGGAGGATGCTGAGCAGCGGGCTGGCGCACACCCACTTCTGGATGCTCTTCATCGGGTTCCACGTGACCTTCCTCATCCAGCACTGGCTGGGCGTCGAGGGGATGCCTCGCCGATACGCCGACTATTCCGACATGGACGGATTCACGTGGCAGAACCAGGTCTCCACGGTGGGTGCGATGATCCTCGGCGCCTCGATGATCCCGTTCCTGCTGAACGTATGGATCACGGCTCGGCGCGGGCCGCGGATCACCGTGGACGACCCGTGGGGCTACGGCGCCTCCCTCGAGTGGGCGACGTCGTGCCCGCCGCCGCGGCACAACTTCACGTCCATCCCGCGCATCCGCAGTGAGCGGCCCGCGTTCGACCGGCACCACCCGGAGGCGGGCTTGCCCGTGGGCGTGGGGCCGGCGAAGGATGCGCCCGAGACCCCGATCGTCGACGCGTCGGACGGGAATAAGAAGTAG
- a CDS encoding helix-turn-helix transcriptional regulator, with amino-acid sequence MPIVVDIDVMLARRKMSVGALADAVGITPANLAVLKNGRAKAVRFTTLEALCSVLECQPGDLLRWEPVVDDKREVSALAEASASR; translated from the coding sequence ATGCCGATCGTCGTCGACATCGACGTCATGCTCGCGCGCCGCAAGATGAGCGTCGGAGCGCTCGCCGACGCCGTCGGCATCACCCCGGCCAATCTCGCCGTGCTCAAGAACGGCCGGGCGAAGGCCGTCCGCTTCACGACGCTCGAGGCGCTCTGCTCCGTGCTCGAGTGCCAGCCCGGCGACCTGCTCCGCTGGGAGCCCGTGGTCGACGACAAGCGGGAGGTCAGCGCTCTCGCCGAGGCTTCAGCCAGTCGCTGA